From Vibrio crassostreae, one genomic window encodes:
- a CDS encoding OmpH family outer membrane protein produces the protein MIKAAGLGLVVLSSSFFATAAEAAQKVGYVNTAQVFQALPQREVVLQKMQEEFKDKAAELQSIQAEAKTKIEKLKRDGELLGPDEVEKLRIEVGQLDSKYKIKAQALEKASQRREAQEKQKLFKVIQDAVTKVAEKEGYDMIVDIQALQYGKPEYNISEKVIKALK, from the coding sequence ATGATTAAAGCAGCAGGTTTAGGCCTTGTAGTTCTTAGCTCTTCTTTCTTTGCAACAGCTGCTGAAGCTGCGCAAAAAGTGGGTTATGTAAACACTGCACAAGTATTCCAGGCTCTACCTCAGCGTGAAGTTGTTCTTCAAAAAATGCAGGAAGAGTTCAAAGACAAAGCAGCTGAGCTGCAGAGCATTCAAGCTGAAGCAAAAACGAAGATTGAAAAGCTTAAGCGTGATGGCGAGCTACTAGGTCCTGACGAAGTTGAAAAGCTACGTATCGAAGTAGGTCAACTAGACAGCAAGTACAAAATCAAAGCTCAAGCACTAGAAAAAGCAAGCCAACGTCGTGAAGCACAAGAGAAGCAGAAGCTATTCAAAGTGATTCAAGATGCTGTAACGAAAGTTGCAGAGAAAGAAGGCTACGATATGATCGTTGATATTCAAGCTCTGCAATACGGCAAGCCAGAATACAACATCTCTGAGAAAGTAATTAAAGCACTGAAATAA
- a CDS encoding isoprenyl transferase, producing MHNSQAFTDSLPKHIAIIMDGNGRWAKAQGKPRVFGHKNGVQAVRKTISSAARLGIKAVTLFAFSSENWRRPEEEVGILMELFISVLSSEVKKLHKNNLQLRVIGDKSRFNDRLQKKIEEAEALTSTNTGMVINIAANYGGKWDIQQAMTSIAQQVKSGDINVDDIDEAMITQHLTMADIPEVDLLIRTSGECRISNFMLWQLAYAEMYFTEQFWPDFNEDSLVEAVTWFVNRERRFGCTGEQIKALMDS from the coding sequence ATGCATAATTCTCAAGCGTTCACAGACTCTCTTCCTAAACACATTGCTATCATTATGGATGGTAATGGTCGCTGGGCAAAAGCTCAGGGCAAGCCTCGCGTCTTTGGCCATAAAAACGGTGTTCAAGCCGTTCGTAAAACCATCTCTTCTGCAGCCAGACTTGGCATCAAAGCCGTTACTCTTTTTGCATTTAGTAGCGAAAACTGGCGTCGCCCTGAAGAAGAAGTCGGTATCTTGATGGAACTGTTTATTTCAGTGCTGTCGAGTGAAGTAAAAAAGCTTCATAAAAATAATCTACAACTGCGTGTTATTGGTGATAAAAGTCGTTTCAATGATCGACTACAAAAGAAGATAGAAGAAGCGGAAGCTTTGACTAGCACTAATACCGGTATGGTTATTAATATTGCGGCTAACTATGGCGGTAAGTGGGATATTCAGCAAGCAATGACCTCTATTGCTCAACAGGTAAAGTCTGGTGATATTAATGTAGATGACATTGATGAAGCTATGATTACACAGCACCTGACGATGGCAGATATTCCTGAAGTCGATCTACTTATCCGTACCAGTGGTGAATGCCGCATTAGTAATTTTATGCTTTGGCAGTTGGCTTACGCCGAAATGTATTTCACTGAACAATTCTGGCCAGACTTTAATGAGGACAGCTTAGTAGAAGCTGTGACTTGGTTTGTAAACCGTGAACGTCGTTTTGGATGCACTGGTGAGCAAATTAAAGCTCTGATGGACAGTTAA
- the frr gene encoding ribosome recycling factor, with product MINEIKKDAQERMVKSVDALKNSLQKIRTGRAHPSLLSGLTVEYYGAPTPLTQVANVIAEDARTLAITVFDKTLTPLVEKAILTSDLGLNPMSAGTVIRVPLPPLTEERRKDLVKIVRGEAEGGRVAIRNIRRDANGDLKALLKDKEISEDEDRKAQDEIQKLTDAAVKNVDEVLAVKEKELMEV from the coding sequence GTGATTAACGAAATCAAAAAAGACGCTCAAGAGCGCATGGTAAAAAGTGTTGATGCACTAAAAAACAGCCTGCAAAAGATTCGTACAGGTCGTGCGCACCCAAGCCTACTTTCTGGTCTTACTGTTGAGTACTACGGTGCTCCAACGCCTTTGACTCAAGTAGCTAACGTTATCGCTGAAGATGCACGTACACTAGCTATTACAGTGTTTGATAAAACACTGACTCCTCTAGTTGAAAAAGCAATTCTGACATCTGACCTAGGCCTAAACCCTATGTCTGCTGGCACAGTTATCCGTGTTCCACTTCCCCCGCTAACGGAAGAGCGTCGTAAAGACCTAGTTAAAATCGTTCGTGGCGAAGCTGAAGGTGGCCGTGTTGCTATCCGTAATATCCGTCGTGACGCGAATGGCGATCTAAAAGCACTTCTTAAAGATAAAGAAATCTCTGAAGATGAAGATCGTAAAGCACAAGACGAAATTCAAAAGCTAACTGACGCTGCGGTTAAGAACGTAGACGAAGTTCTAGCTGTTAAAGAAAAAGAGTTGATGGAAGTTTAA
- the bamA gene encoding outer membrane protein assembly factor BamA, whose amino-acid sequence MAIKQILFASLLATSVAANGAQNFVVQDIKIEGLQRVALGAALLKMPVRIGDEVDESDVSEIIRALYASGNFEDVKVLRDEGVLVVQVKERPTIASISFSGNKAIKEEQLQQNLDASGVREGEALDRTTLSNIEKGLEDFYYSVGKYNATVKAVVTPLPRNRSDLKFVFTEGVSAKIQQINFIGNEVFSDAELLSRFNLNVDVAWWNFLADEKYQKQVLAGDIEALKSYYLDRGYLKFKVDSTQVAISPDKKGVYITLGIDEGEAYTVKDVAFRGELIGREADFEALVPFEDGDTYNGSSVTSLEENVKRILGESGYAYPQVRTIPEFNDETKEVSLVINVEAGSRIYVRDIRFTGNNSTKDEVLRREMRQMEGSWLNSKSIDTGKSRLNRLGFFETVDVQTVRVPGSEDQVDLVYNVKEANSGSINFGVGYGTESGVSFQVGLQQDNFAGSGNRVGVSAMMNDYQKNVSLDYRDPYWNLDGVSLGGKIFYNEFEASEAGIVDYTNQSYGTSLTWGFPMDELNRIEFGVGYTHNKIGNVPTYIQVEQFARSIDQYGDEHILTDDFDINISWTRNNLNRGFFPTEGNHQRAFAKMTVPGSDAQYFKMQYDVKHYIPLTKKHEFTLLMRGRLGYGNGYGQTDGNDNLFPFYENYYAGGFTTLRGFGSNSAGPKAVYGSSTGNNPTYDTATDDSVGGNAVALASLELIVPTPFASDEARSQIRTSVFFDMASVWDTEFVDRGAPNSGGQYYYDYSDPTNYRSSYGAALQWMSPMGPLVFSLAKPVKIYEGDDEEFFTFTIGRTF is encoded by the coding sequence ATGGCGATTAAGCAAATTCTGTTCGCAAGTCTATTGGCCACTAGTGTGGCTGCGAACGGAGCACAAAACTTTGTAGTTCAAGATATCAAGATCGAAGGTTTACAGCGTGTTGCACTTGGTGCGGCTCTACTGAAAATGCCAGTACGTATTGGCGATGAAGTGGATGAAAGCGATGTATCTGAGATCATTCGTGCATTGTATGCTTCGGGTAACTTTGAGGATGTTAAAGTCCTTCGCGATGAAGGTGTTTTAGTTGTTCAAGTCAAAGAACGACCGACCATCGCGAGCATTTCATTCTCGGGTAACAAAGCGATCAAAGAAGAGCAACTTCAGCAGAACCTAGATGCGTCTGGTGTTCGTGAAGGAGAGGCTCTTGACCGTACGACGCTGAGTAACATTGAGAAAGGCCTTGAAGATTTTTACTACAGTGTTGGTAAGTACAACGCGACAGTAAAAGCGGTTGTGACGCCTTTGCCACGTAACCGTTCTGACCTTAAGTTTGTGTTTACTGAAGGCGTATCCGCTAAGATTCAGCAAATCAACTTTATCGGTAACGAAGTTTTCTCTGACGCTGAACTCCTCAGTCGTTTCAACTTGAACGTTGATGTTGCATGGTGGAATTTCCTTGCGGATGAAAAATACCAGAAGCAAGTATTAGCTGGTGATATCGAAGCGCTGAAATCTTACTACCTTGACCGTGGTTACCTTAAGTTTAAGGTAGATTCTACTCAAGTTGCGATCTCTCCAGATAAGAAAGGCGTGTATATCACGCTTGGTATTGATGAAGGCGAAGCTTATACCGTTAAAGATGTCGCATTTCGTGGTGAGCTCATCGGCCGTGAGGCTGACTTTGAGGCGTTAGTGCCATTTGAAGACGGTGATACTTATAACGGTTCATCGGTAACGTCTTTAGAAGAGAACGTAAAACGAATTCTTGGCGAATCTGGCTATGCGTACCCACAAGTTCGTACTATTCCAGAGTTCAATGATGAGACCAAAGAAGTGTCGTTGGTTATCAATGTAGAAGCGGGCAGCCGTATCTATGTTCGTGACATTCGATTTACGGGTAACAATTCAACGAAAGATGAAGTTCTTCGTCGTGAAATGCGTCAAATGGAAGGCAGCTGGCTTAACTCTAAGTCAATTGATACTGGTAAGAGCCGTCTTAACCGTTTAGGTTTCTTTGAAACGGTTGACGTACAAACAGTTCGTGTTCCTGGTAGTGAAGACCAAGTTGATTTGGTTTACAACGTTAAGGAAGCGAACTCCGGCAGCATCAACTTTGGTGTCGGCTACGGTACGGAATCAGGTGTTAGTTTCCAAGTTGGCCTACAACAAGACAACTTTGCGGGTTCTGGTAACCGTGTTGGCGTAAGTGCCATGATGAACGATTACCAAAAGAACGTGAGCTTAGACTACCGTGACCCATACTGGAACCTTGATGGTGTGAGTCTAGGCGGTAAGATCTTCTACAACGAATTCGAAGCCTCTGAAGCGGGTATTGTCGACTATACCAACCAAAGTTACGGTACGAGCCTTACATGGGGTTTCCCTATGGATGAGCTGAACCGTATCGAGTTTGGTGTTGGCTATACACACAACAAAATCGGTAACGTTCCGACTTATATCCAAGTTGAACAGTTTGCGAGAAGTATTGACCAATATGGTGACGAGCACATCTTAACCGATGATTTCGATATCAATATCTCTTGGACGCGTAATAACTTGAACCGTGGTTTCTTCCCAACAGAAGGTAACCACCAACGTGCTTTCGCTAAAATGACGGTGCCAGGCTCTGATGCTCAGTACTTCAAAATGCAGTACGATGTAAAACATTACATCCCGCTGACCAAAAAGCATGAGTTCACACTATTGATGCGTGGCCGATTAGGCTATGGTAATGGTTATGGTCAAACGGATGGTAACGATAACTTGTTCCCATTCTACGAGAACTACTACGCAGGTGGTTTTACAACCCTACGTGGTTTTGGTTCTAACTCGGCTGGCCCGAAAGCCGTTTACGGAAGCAGCACAGGTAACAACCCAACCTACGATACTGCTACTGATGATTCAGTGGGTGGTAACGCGGTTGCTTTGGCAAGTCTAGAGTTAATTGTACCTACGCCGTTTGCTTCTGATGAAGCACGCAGCCAGATTCGTACCAGTGTCTTCTTCGATATGGCTAGTGTATGGGATACCGAATTTGTAGACCGTGGCGCGCCTAATAGTGGCGGCCAGTACTACTACGATTACTCTGATCCAACGAATTACCGTTCATCTTATGGTGCAGCCCTTCAATGGATGTCACCGATGGGCCCACTAGTTTTCTCTCTAGCGAAACCAGTTAAAATTTACGAAGGTGATGATGAGGAATTCTTCACATTTACCATTGGTAGAACTTTCTAA
- the rseP gene encoding sigma E protease regulator RseP, protein MSGILWNFASFIVALGILVAVHEFGHFWVARRCGVKVEKFSIGFGKSIWSKVGRDGTEYSLSVIPLGGYVKMLDGRVDDLSEDEQQYAFDKKPLWKRTAIVGAGPAFNFIFAVFAYWLVFLIGVPAVKPVIGEVTPQSIAAQAGIETGMELKSISGIKTADWESVNMGLISHIGDQSMTVTVASQDDIGFEQQMTLDISDWSFNPETESAMTTLGFRPYSPEVSTVLAQIIDDGAAYDAGLEAGDKIVEINGQPIEQWQSVVELIRANPMTPLDLVVLRNGAEQSLVMTPKSRELSDGSTIGYAGIAPEVAEWPEDYRFELQFGVIESVGKAFDKTGQIIGLTLTMLKKLIVGDVGLNNLSGPISIAKGAGTTADYGLVYFLGFLALISVNLGIINLVPLPMLDGGHLLFFAIEAVTRKPVPEKVQEMGYRLGGAILFSLMALAIFNDFTRL, encoded by the coding sequence ATGAGTGGAATTCTGTGGAACTTCGCATCCTTTATTGTAGCGCTTGGCATTCTGGTCGCTGTTCATGAGTTTGGACATTTCTGGGTTGCTCGTCGCTGTGGTGTGAAAGTTGAGAAATTCTCGATTGGTTTTGGTAAATCAATCTGGAGCAAAGTTGGCCGTGATGGTACGGAATACAGCTTGTCAGTCATTCCATTGGGCGGCTACGTTAAGATGCTTGATGGTCGTGTTGACGACCTTTCTGAAGACGAACAACAATACGCTTTTGATAAGAAGCCATTGTGGAAAAGAACGGCGATTGTGGGTGCAGGTCCTGCGTTTAACTTTATCTTTGCCGTCTTTGCATATTGGCTAGTATTTTTGATTGGCGTGCCGGCGGTTAAACCTGTAATCGGTGAAGTCACTCCGCAATCTATTGCTGCACAAGCCGGAATTGAAACTGGGATGGAACTTAAATCTATTTCAGGAATCAAAACCGCAGATTGGGAATCAGTCAATATGGGTTTGATATCACACATTGGTGATCAATCCATGACAGTGACGGTTGCTTCTCAAGACGACATCGGCTTTGAGCAACAAATGACATTGGATATTTCAGACTGGTCGTTCAACCCAGAAACTGAATCTGCAATGACAACGCTGGGTTTTAGACCGTACTCTCCAGAGGTATCGACTGTACTGGCTCAAATCATTGATGATGGCGCTGCATACGATGCAGGTCTTGAAGCCGGTGATAAAATTGTTGAGATTAACGGGCAACCTATTGAACAGTGGCAGTCGGTTGTTGAGTTAATTCGTGCAAATCCAATGACACCCTTGGACTTGGTCGTATTGCGAAATGGTGCTGAGCAGTCATTGGTTATGACACCAAAAAGTCGAGAGCTTTCTGATGGTTCGACAATCGGCTATGCAGGTATTGCTCCGGAAGTCGCAGAATGGCCAGAAGATTATCGCTTTGAGTTACAATTTGGTGTAATTGAGTCTGTAGGAAAAGCATTTGATAAAACAGGTCAAATCATTGGTTTGACACTGACAATGCTTAAGAAGCTTATCGTTGGTGATGTTGGCTTAAACAACTTGAGTGGCCCTATTTCAATCGCGAAAGGTGCAGGTACAACCGCCGATTATGGTTTGGTTTACTTCTTAGGCTTTTTGGCTCTGATTAGTGTTAACTTAGGGATTATTAATTTGGTTCCGCTGCCTATGCTTGATGGCGGACATTTGCTGTTTTTCGCTATTGAGGCCGTTACTCGTAAACCGGTACCTGAGAAAGTTCAGGAAATGGGATACAGATTGGGAGGGGCAATCCTCTTCTCATTGATGGCTCTGGCAATATTTAACGATTTTACTCGTCTGTGA
- the lpxD gene encoding UDP-3-O-(3-hydroxymyristoyl)glucosamine N-acyltransferase has product MKNLTLAELATITGGELHGDGTSTVSAVAPMDKAQEGNITFLSNVKYSKHLGDCKASAIMVKESERELCKTNVIVVNDPYVAFAKVAQALDTTPAPAAAIADSASIASDATIGQNVSIGANAVIESGVVLGDDVIIGAGCFIGKNAKVGSGTKLWANVSVYHEVVIGEACLIQSSTVIGSDGFGYANEKGEWIKIPQVGSVRIGNRVEIGACTTIDRGALDDTIIEDNVILDNQLQIAHNVHIGYGSALAGGTIVAGSTTIGKYCIIGGGCVINGHIEIIDGVTITGMGMVMRSITEKGMYSSGIPLQPNKDWRKTATRVHRIDEMNKRLKTVEKLIEKSAES; this is encoded by the coding sequence ATGAAGAATCTAACTTTAGCCGAATTGGCAACGATTACCGGGGGAGAGCTACACGGAGATGGTACTAGTACCGTTTCAGCAGTCGCTCCTATGGATAAAGCGCAAGAAGGTAACATTACGTTCCTTTCTAACGTAAAGTACAGCAAGCACCTAGGTGACTGTAAAGCATCCGCTATTATGGTTAAAGAGAGTGAGCGTGAACTTTGTAAGACGAACGTGATTGTGGTTAATGACCCTTACGTTGCTTTTGCTAAAGTTGCTCAAGCGCTTGATACTACTCCAGCACCCGCTGCGGCTATTGCTGATTCAGCTTCGATTGCAAGTGATGCGACCATTGGACAAAATGTGTCTATTGGTGCAAATGCTGTGATTGAGTCTGGTGTGGTACTTGGTGATGATGTGATCATCGGTGCTGGTTGCTTTATTGGTAAAAACGCGAAAGTTGGCTCTGGCACTAAGCTATGGGCTAACGTAAGTGTTTACCATGAAGTTGTGATTGGCGAAGCATGTTTGATTCAATCAAGCACGGTTATCGGCTCTGATGGCTTTGGTTATGCGAACGAGAAAGGCGAGTGGATTAAAATCCCACAAGTCGGTTCAGTTCGTATCGGTAACCGCGTAGAAATCGGCGCGTGTACTACCATCGACCGTGGTGCATTAGACGACACAATTATTGAAGATAACGTTATCTTAGATAATCAACTTCAAATTGCTCACAATGTTCACATCGGATATGGTTCAGCCCTTGCGGGTGGTACTATTGTAGCTGGCAGCACGACGATAGGTAAGTACTGTATTATTGGTGGTGGCTGTGTGATTAATGGTCACATTGAAATCATTGACGGCGTTACAATCACCGGTATGGGGATGGTAATGCGCAGCATCACTGAGAAAGGCATGTACTCTTCGGGTATTCCTTTACAGCCAAACAAAGATTGGCGTAAAACAGCAACGCGTGTTCATCGTATTGATGAAATGAACAAGCGTTTGAAAACCGTTGAAAAACTTATCGAGAAGAGCGCGGAATCATAA
- the ispC gene encoding 1-deoxy-D-xylulose-5-phosphate reductoisomerase, with protein MRNLTILGATGSIGASTLKVVEQNPDLYSVVALAAGSNVEKMLALVEKWQPSYVAMACPEAASQLTEILSADYPSIQVLSDTEGMCQVASLDEVDTVMAAIVGAAGLLPTMAAVKAGKRILLANKEALVMSGQLFIDAVEKYGAELLPVDSEHNAIFQCLPQNVQTKLGRCDLEENGINHILLTGSGGPFRYTDVAELESVTPERAIAHPNWSMGPKISVDSATMMNKGLEYIEAKWLFNASQEQLKVIIHPQSVIHSMVQYKDGSVLAQMGEPDMATPIALTMSYPNRTEAGVKPLDFTKVGELTFLEPDFSRYPCLRLAIEACYLGQHATTAINAANEIAVDAFLNNRVKFTDIAVINEHVMSKVCEQHNSEGLDSLESLLELDNMSRQLANQFIKEQLA; from the coding sequence ATGCGAAATCTAACTATCCTTGGCGCTACCGGCTCAATTGGTGCAAGTACCCTAAAAGTCGTTGAGCAAAACCCAGACCTTTATTCGGTCGTGGCATTGGCTGCCGGTTCGAATGTTGAAAAGATGCTGGCGCTAGTTGAAAAGTGGCAACCAAGCTATGTTGCTATGGCTTGCCCTGAAGCTGCATCTCAGCTGACTGAAATATTATCTGCGGATTACCCAAGCATTCAAGTGCTTTCAGACACTGAAGGCATGTGTCAGGTTGCTTCCCTAGATGAAGTTGACACTGTTATGGCTGCGATTGTTGGCGCAGCAGGCTTGCTTCCTACGATGGCTGCGGTTAAAGCGGGCAAGCGTATCTTGCTTGCTAACAAAGAAGCTTTGGTGATGTCTGGGCAGCTGTTTATAGACGCCGTAGAAAAGTACGGTGCAGAACTACTTCCTGTCGACAGTGAGCATAATGCTATTTTCCAATGCCTTCCGCAGAACGTACAAACCAAACTAGGCCGCTGTGACCTTGAAGAAAACGGCATTAACCATATTCTTCTGACTGGTTCTGGTGGTCCTTTCCGTTATACCGATGTGGCTGAGCTCGAATCCGTGACTCCTGAACGCGCAATTGCACACCCTAACTGGTCTATGGGTCCTAAGATCTCTGTCGATTCTGCGACTATGATGAATAAAGGGCTAGAGTACATTGAAGCGAAATGGCTATTTAATGCTTCTCAGGAGCAGTTAAAAGTCATCATTCATCCGCAGTCTGTGATTCACTCTATGGTCCAGTACAAGGATGGCTCTGTGCTGGCTCAAATGGGCGAGCCGGACATGGCAACGCCAATTGCTTTGACGATGTCTTACCCTAATCGCACCGAGGCGGGTGTTAAGCCTTTAGACTTTACGAAAGTGGGCGAGCTTACCTTCTTAGAACCAGATTTTAGTCGTTACCCGTGTTTGAGATTGGCGATTGAAGCGTGCTACTTAGGTCAGCATGCGACAACAGCCATTAATGCAGCAAATGAAATTGCAGTCGATGCTTTTTTGAATAATCGAGTGAAGTTTACCGATATTGCTGTCATTAACGAACATGTTATGAGCAAAGTATGTGAACAACATAACTCTGAGGGCTTAGATAGCTTGGAAAGCCTTCTCGAGCTAGATAATATGTCTCGTCAATTAGCCAATCAATTTATTAAAGAGCAGCTAGCATGA
- the fabZ gene encoding 3-hydroxyacyl-ACP dehydratase FabZ: MTTEQTTMNITEIQELLPHRYPFLMVDRVTSFEKEKTLTAIKNVSVNEPQFTGHFPQLPVFPGVLILEAMAQATGLLAFKSFGAPSGNELYYFASVDKAKFRKPVVPGDQLVIEVEFLKERRGIASFNGVAKVDGDVVCSAELKCARREF; this comes from the coding sequence TTGACTACTGAACAGACAACGATGAACATTACTGAAATTCAGGAACTATTACCTCATCGCTACCCATTCTTAATGGTTGATCGTGTGACTAGCTTTGAAAAAGAAAAAACACTGACCGCAATTAAGAATGTCTCTGTTAACGAACCTCAGTTCACAGGCCACTTCCCTCAGCTTCCTGTATTCCCAGGCGTGTTGATCTTAGAAGCAATGGCACAAGCAACAGGCCTTCTAGCATTTAAATCTTTTGGTGCGCCTTCTGGCAACGAACTTTACTACTTTGCAAGTGTTGATAAAGCAAAATTCCGTAAGCCAGTCGTACCTGGTGACCAACTGGTTATCGAAGTTGAATTCTTAAAAGAGCGTCGTGGCATTGCATCGTTTAACGGTGTAGCGAAAGTTGACGGCGACGTTGTATGTTCAGCTGAACTTAAATGTGCTCGTAGAGAGTTTTAA
- a CDS encoding phosphatidate cytidylyltransferase, with product MKQRIITALILAPLVILGIFELSLPTFILSLAVISLLGFWEWTQFVESKSRYLALIPTVVVSAASFAFIPFDAFSLNNLSIAHYSILTIGSIWWVIASGMAVTYPKSMPAWKDSSLLRHAFGVLTLLPFFWSVVILRANGIDVDPYHGAKLVMFVCLLVWAADSGAYFSGKSFGKRKMAPEVSPNKTIEGLIGGIITAVIVAWIFADLFDIQFTSPLHMIVITLVTVVISVLGDLVESMFKRVSGVKDSSNLIPGHGGILDRIDSLTAAFPVFALLYLAF from the coding sequence TTGAAACAACGAATTATTACGGCGTTGATTTTAGCTCCCCTAGTTATTCTAGGCATTTTCGAGTTATCACTTCCTACATTTATTCTTTCATTAGCGGTAATCTCGCTATTAGGTTTTTGGGAGTGGACTCAGTTTGTTGAAAGCAAATCGCGTTATTTAGCGTTGATTCCAACGGTTGTAGTCAGTGCCGCAAGTTTTGCTTTTATCCCTTTTGATGCATTTAGCCTTAATAACTTGTCTATTGCTCACTACTCCATTCTAACGATTGGCTCAATTTGGTGGGTAATCGCGAGTGGTATGGCCGTGACTTATCCTAAGTCTATGCCTGCATGGAAAGACTCTTCTCTTCTTCGTCACGCTTTTGGTGTGCTGACTCTGCTGCCATTCTTCTGGAGTGTGGTTATCCTGCGTGCTAACGGTATCGATGTTGATCCCTACCACGGTGCAAAATTGGTTATGTTTGTTTGTTTGCTCGTTTGGGCAGCGGATAGCGGTGCTTATTTTTCAGGGAAGAGTTTTGGTAAGCGCAAAATGGCCCCAGAGGTAAGCCCGAATAAAACGATTGAAGGTCTTATTGGCGGCATCATTACTGCAGTGATCGTGGCTTGGATTTTTGCTGACTTGTTTGATATCCAATTCACAAGTCCTCTTCACATGATTGTTATTACTCTTGTGACCGTCGTTATCTCTGTTCTTGGTGACCTTGTTGAAAGCATGTTTAAACGTGTTTCTGGGGTGAAAGACAGCAGTAATCTGATTCCTGGTCATGGTGGTATACTTGATAGAATAGATAGCTTAACGGCTGCATTCCCTGTCTTTGCTCTGCTTTATTTAGCATTCTAA
- the pyrH gene encoding UMP kinase → MTTNPKPAYQRILLKLSGEALQGEEGFGIDPTILDRMAQEVKELVELGVQVGVVIGGGNLFRGAGLAEAGMNRVVGDHMGMLATVMNGLAMRDALHRAYVNARVMSAIPLKGVCDDYNWADAISQLRQGRVVIFSAGTGNPFFTTDSAACLRGIEIEADVVLKATKVDGVFTSDPVANPDAELYDTLSYNTVLDKELKVMDLAAFTLARDHKMPIRVFNMNKPGALRRVVMGETEGTLISDAD, encoded by the coding sequence ATGACTACGAACCCTAAACCAGCGTATCAACGTATTCTGTTAAAACTTAGCGGTGAAGCATTACAAGGCGAAGAAGGTTTTGGTATTGACCCGACGATCCTTGATCGTATGGCTCAAGAAGTAAAAGAATTGGTTGAACTAGGTGTTCAAGTGGGCGTTGTAATCGGTGGCGGTAACCTGTTCCGTGGCGCTGGCCTTGCAGAAGCAGGTATGAACCGCGTTGTTGGTGACCACATGGGTATGCTTGCAACGGTAATGAACGGCCTTGCGATGCGTGATGCTCTACACCGCGCTTACGTAAACGCACGTGTAATGTCAGCAATCCCTCTTAAAGGTGTGTGTGACGACTACAACTGGGCAGATGCAATCAGCCAACTGCGTCAAGGTCGCGTTGTGATCTTCTCTGCTGGTACTGGTAACCCATTCTTCACTACAGATTCTGCTGCATGTCTACGTGGTATCGAAATCGAAGCTGACGTAGTTCTAAAAGCGACAAAAGTAGATGGTGTATTTACTTCTGACCCTGTAGCAAACCCAGACGCAGAGTTGTATGATACGTTGTCTTACAACACGGTTCTTGATAAAGAACTTAAAGTAATGGACTTGGCTGCATTTACGCTAGCACGTGATCACAAAATGCCAATCCGTGTATTTAACATGAATAAACCAGGCGCACTACGTCGCGTGGTTATGGGTGAAACTGAAGGTACATTAATCAGCGACGCTGACTAA